A portion of the Candidatus Nitrosotenuis aquarius genome contains these proteins:
- the dnaG gene encoding DNA primase DnaG, whose amino-acid sequence MPPTGIVKYHVKLSFEVDGLVERADIIGAIFGQTEGLLGPEMNLNELQRLSKVGRIEVTATSTTNTTKGDALIPMSTDVDTASLIAAAIESIDKVGPFDCKFKLTAIEDVRATKKDDIIKRAKEIKQQWATKTISEGETMLKDIHEGTSTSGKLTTYGRGKLPCGQGVFESPWIILVEGRADVINLLRAGIDNSLAIDGARIDESIRELCDQKDKIVAFLDGDRAGGFILKELKSVVDIDVVHRAPEGVEVEELTPQQIADILKPTIEEMNNPKAKPTLTDPNDKPMAEIAGKTFSQINETLEAIGLDASKNEVFRVPISELVSKLSVQTGIKYLILDGIVTQRLVDGAKQAGIECVIGHRVANLTNKDGISLKTFTELGVA is encoded by the coding sequence ATGCCACCAACAGGAATTGTCAAATATCACGTTAAGCTATCCTTTGAAGTTGATGGACTCGTTGAAAGAGCAGACATCATAGGCGCAATCTTTGGCCAGACCGAAGGTCTGCTAGGCCCAGAGATGAACCTAAATGAGCTCCAACGGCTATCCAAAGTCGGAAGAATAGAAGTAACTGCGACAAGTACTACGAACACCACTAAAGGCGATGCACTAATACCAATGTCGACTGACGTTGATACCGCATCGCTAATAGCTGCGGCAATTGAAAGTATAGACAAGGTAGGCCCGTTTGACTGCAAGTTCAAGCTTACTGCAATTGAGGATGTACGTGCCACAAAAAAGGACGACATTATCAAGCGCGCAAAAGAGATCAAGCAGCAGTGGGCTACAAAGACCATTTCAGAAGGCGAAACAATGCTCAAGGACATCCACGAGGGAACCTCGACGTCTGGAAAGCTCACTACATACGGTAGGGGCAAACTTCCATGCGGACAGGGAGTCTTTGAGTCTCCTTGGATTATCCTAGTTGAGGGAAGAGCAGACGTCATCAATCTTCTCCGGGCAGGAATTGACAACTCGCTGGCAATAGACGGCGCACGAATCGACGAATCAATTCGGGAATTGTGCGACCAAAAGGACAAAATCGTTGCATTCCTAGACGGAGACAGAGCAGGCGGATTCATACTCAAGGAGCTCAAAAGTGTAGTCGATATTGACGTCGTACACAGAGCACCAGAGGGAGTCGAAGTAGAAGAGCTCACACCGCAGCAAATAGCTGACATACTAAAGCCAACAATTGAGGAAATGAACAACCCCAAGGCAAAGCCAACGCTGACTGACCCCAACGACAAGCCAATGGCAGAGATTGCGGGAAAGACATTTTCGCAAATCAACGAAACGCTAGAAGCAATCGGCCTTGACGCAAGCAAAAATGAGGTCTTTAGGGTTCCAATATCGGAGCTTGTCTCTAAACTTTCAGTTCAAACCGGCATCAAATACCTGATACTTGACGGAATTGTGACACAGAGATTGGTAGATGGAGCAAAGCAGGCAGGCATCGAGTGTGTAATAGGACACAGAGTTGCCAACCTGACTAATAAGGACGGAATCTCGCTCAAAACATTTACCGAACTTGGTGTCGCATAA
- a CDS encoding DUF120 domain-containing protein — protein MTELKIQHLITLTELLSKGAKNNYVTITTTTLGKQIGKSQQAASKHLLELEQGGFISRITAGRKVSVKLTQRGHEQISEIYGILKNSLEATPSTIDVDGVLVAGMGEGKYYMSLKGYTKQFLHKIGYIPFPGTLNVKLDKKEQIESLRQLANLEGVKIDGFSDGKRTYGWVRCFTCKINGKVDAQLILLERTHHDLSTIEIISKAEIRKKLGLKDGASLSIRITV, from the coding sequence ATGACAGAGCTAAAAATCCAGCACCTGATCACGCTTACTGAATTATTATCAAAGGGTGCAAAAAACAACTATGTCACTATTACTACTACAACACTGGGAAAACAAATCGGAAAATCCCAGCAGGCAGCATCAAAACATCTATTGGAGCTAGAGCAGGGCGGATTCATATCTAGAATTACTGCCGGCAGAAAGGTCTCTGTGAAACTCACGCAAAGGGGGCACGAGCAAATCTCTGAAATCTATGGCATTCTAAAAAACAGCCTAGAGGCAACGCCGTCCACAATTGATGTTGACGGTGTACTGGTTGCGGGAATGGGAGAGGGAAAATACTACATGTCGCTCAAGGGATACACAAAACAATTTTTGCACAAAATCGGCTATATTCCTTTTCCTGGCACGCTAAATGTAAAGCTGGACAAAAAAGAGCAGATTGAATCGCTGCGCCAGCTTGCAAACCTGGAAGGAGTCAAAATAGATGGATTCTCTGATGGAAAAAGGACATACGGGTGGGTCAGGTGTTTTACGTGCAAAATAAACGGCAAAGTCGACGCGCAGCTCATACTATTAGAGAGGACTCACCATGATCTGTCCACAATAGAAATAATATCGAAGGCAGAGATTCGCAAAAAACTGGGGCTCAAAGACGGCGCAAGCCTCTCAATTAGAATCACAGTCTAG
- a CDS encoding enoyl-CoA hydratase/isomerase family protein yields the protein MALVTTSKSNGIATVKINRPDKLNAMNTDVARELVSVFTQLDTDNDVKVIILTGEGEKAFSAGADIEYMSKISADESVEYAKLGQLVTNTIELVSKPTIAAINGFALGGGCEVAMSCDIRIAADTARMGQPEVTIGIPPGWGGTQRLMRIVGIAKAKELVYTGKMIKADEALQIGLVNQVVPLASLMEETLNMANQIAANSVSGVKMSKIAINKGRNADLDTGLGIELLAWRNCFTDPDREQRMTAFVNKSKK from the coding sequence ATGGCTTTAGTTACGACTTCAAAATCAAACGGAATTGCTACAGTCAAGATCAACAGGCCAGACAAGCTAAATGCAATGAACACTGATGTTGCACGCGAACTCGTCTCTGTGTTTACACAACTAGACACTGACAATGACGTCAAGGTCATAATCCTCACAGGAGAGGGCGAAAAGGCATTCTCGGCAGGAGCAGACATTGAATACATGTCAAAGATTTCTGCAGACGAATCAGTAGAATATGCAAAACTTGGACAGCTAGTCACCAATACAATAGAGCTGGTGTCCAAGCCGACAATTGCAGCAATCAATGGATTTGCATTGGGCGGAGGATGCGAAGTTGCAATGTCTTGCGATATTAGAATTGCAGCAGACACTGCTCGGATGGGCCAGCCAGAGGTAACAATCGGCATTCCACCAGGATGGGGGGGAACCCAGAGACTGATGAGAATTGTAGGAATTGCAAAGGCAAAGGAGCTTGTCTATACTGGAAAGATGATTAAAGCTGATGAGGCACTGCAAATTGGCCTAGTCAATCAGGTGGTACCGCTGGCATCACTGATGGAAGAGACACTAAATATGGCAAACCAAATTGCGGCAAATTCCGTTTCCGGCGTAAAAATGTCCAAAATAGCAATCAACAAGGGACGAAATGCAGATCTCGACACGGGCCTAGGAATAGAACTGTTGGCGTGGAGAAACTGCTTTACCGATCCAGACAGAGAACAGCGCATGACTGCGTTTGTAAACAAGTCCAAAAAGTAA
- a CDS encoding Glu/Leu/Phe/Val family dehydrogenase, which translates to MVQADPFKNALKQLDDACSILKIDKGTRDYLAEPNKVLRVKLPVKMDNGKIRTFIGFRSQHNNDRGPYKGGIRYFDPEGGVEYMEKEVKALSSWMTWKCAVVDVPLGGGKGGIFVNPKKEKLSEGELERLTRRFAYAISEIIGPQKDIPAPDVYTTGKEMSQIMDVYGKLAGNEYQPGVITGKPLSLGGSLARNVATGLGCAYCIRDAAKTIGLKLKGAKVVIQGYGNAGTFAAEYLEKMGAKIIAVSDTKGSIINPKGLDSKKVLEFKNKTGSVVGYPGSKKITTEQLLTTKCDVLVPAALENQINASIAKKLQCRIIAEAANGPTMPEADPIIYQKKILVIPDILANSGGVCISYLEWVQNNMGYYWSFDEVAKKMEDHITRGLRDTLALSKKHKIDMRRAAMVLAVGRVVEAFKAKGLWP; encoded by the coding sequence TTGGTTCAGGCAGATCCATTCAAGAATGCATTAAAACAACTCGATGATGCTTGCTCAATTCTGAAAATTGACAAAGGCACTAGAGACTATCTTGCAGAGCCAAACAAAGTCTTGCGTGTAAAGCTTCCAGTGAAAATGGACAACGGAAAAATCCGAACATTCATTGGATTTAGAAGCCAGCACAACAACGACCGCGGCCCATACAAGGGAGGAATCAGATACTTTGATCCAGAAGGCGGAGTCGAATACATGGAAAAGGAAGTTAAGGCGCTGTCGTCTTGGATGACTTGGAAGTGCGCAGTAGTCGACGTACCTCTGGGCGGGGGAAAGGGCGGAATCTTTGTCAATCCCAAAAAAGAAAAGCTATCAGAAGGCGAACTTGAAAGACTGACAAGAAGATTCGCGTATGCAATCTCTGAGATAATCGGCCCACAAAAAGACATTCCAGCACCCGACGTGTATACGACAGGCAAGGAAATGTCACAGATAATGGATGTTTACGGCAAACTAGCTGGCAATGAATATCAGCCAGGAGTAATCACCGGCAAACCACTATCGCTTGGCGGCTCTCTTGCAAGAAACGTTGCAACAGGATTGGGATGCGCATACTGTATCCGAGACGCTGCAAAGACAATTGGGCTGAAGCTCAAGGGAGCAAAGGTTGTCATTCAGGGATATGGCAACGCAGGAACATTTGCTGCAGAATACCTAGAGAAGATGGGTGCAAAAATAATCGCAGTAAGTGACACAAAAGGCTCTATCATAAATCCAAAAGGCTTGGATTCCAAAAAGGTCCTGGAATTCAAAAACAAGACAGGCTCCGTAGTGGGATATCCAGGAAGCAAGAAAATCACAACAGAACAACTGCTCACAACAAAGTGCGACGTCTTGGTTCCAGCAGCATTGGAAAACCAGATCAACGCATCGATTGCAAAAAAACTGCAATGCAGAATCATTGCCGAAGCTGCAAATGGTCCGACAATGCCGGAAGCAGACCCAATCATTTACCAGAAAAAGATCCTAGTCATTCCCGACATCTTGGCAAACTCTGGTGGTGTTTGTATCTCTTATTTGGAATGGGTACAAAACAACATGGGATATTATTGGTCGTTTGACGAAGTGGCAAAAAAGATGGAAGACCACATTACACGCGGACTGCGCGACACACTAGCACTGTCCAAAAAGCACAAAATCGACATGAGACGTGCAGCAATGGTACTTGCAGTGGGACGAGTTGTAGAAGCATTCAAAGCTAAAGGCCTCTGGCCATAA
- a CDS encoding MFS transporter, protein MNRIILLLNITGLLIGVSYGIHNPIVPIFAKNEIGASYAELGLIGLANFVPYMLIPVFVGMLLHRFNSGVLLCIGVTINTASVFLLSLAKTVPEVMILRAITGVAHAFFWPPAEAIISGASEGNARVKNIARFTGFFVAGFMIGPLIGTFLLEGLDVSYRALFEIATFVMASAIIFSIQLTKKHIQKENSTFSLSAIKQVVKFPVIIMILIYCASSFGMILTIYPAFLNDRTMSATEIEILYFVFGASRVVTLALTDRLARHTSATLVASTGTIAAGLAISFVSHSMLEFSVAMLLMGFGFSIIFPLTLEIILRKTSKETQGITIGAYETTFGIGWSIGPIAAGLISEFSGNAMPYLVFFALGLGITAVSAAKKKYLEPRAA, encoded by the coding sequence ATGAATAGAATTATTCTACTGCTAAACATCACGGGTCTTTTGATTGGAGTATCCTATGGTATTCATAATCCAATCGTGCCAATTTTTGCCAAAAACGAAATCGGCGCATCATATGCAGAGCTGGGCCTTATCGGCCTTGCAAACTTTGTCCCATACATGCTGATTCCGGTTTTTGTTGGAATGTTGCTTCATAGATTCAACAGTGGAGTGTTGCTGTGCATAGGAGTTACAATAAACACCGCATCCGTGTTCTTGCTTTCTTTGGCAAAGACAGTACCAGAGGTGATGATCTTGCGTGCAATAACAGGAGTTGCGCATGCTTTTTTTTGGCCACCTGCAGAGGCAATCATTTCTGGTGCAAGTGAGGGCAACGCCAGGGTCAAGAACATTGCAAGGTTTACAGGGTTTTTTGTCGCAGGATTCATGATTGGGCCGCTAATTGGCACGTTCCTTTTGGAAGGCCTCGACGTATCATACAGAGCACTATTTGAGATTGCAACGTTTGTGATGGCATCCGCAATTATCTTTTCCATACAGCTGACAAAAAAGCACATCCAAAAAGAAAACAGCACGTTTTCGCTTTCTGCAATAAAGCAGGTGGTAAAATTCCCAGTCATTATCATGATTTTAATTTATTGTGCTTCTTCGTTTGGAATGATTTTGACAATTTATCCTGCGTTTCTAAATGATAGGACCATGTCGGCAACGGAAATAGAAATATTGTATTTTGTCTTTGGCGCATCTCGTGTTGTAACACTGGCACTAACAGACAGACTTGCGCGCCACACTAGTGCCACCTTGGTTGCGTCAACTGGCACCATAGCTGCAGGCCTTGCAATATCGTTTGTGTCTCATTCCATGCTAGAATTTTCTGTTGCAATGCTACTGATGGGCTTTGGGTTTTCCATTATCTTTCCACTTACACTGGAGATAATTCTAAGAAAGACATCAAAGGAAACGCAAGGAATCACAATTGGTGCGTACGAGACTACATTTGGAATAGGCTGGTCGATTGGCCCAATTGCTGCAGGCTTGATCTCAGAGTTTTCCGGAAACGCCATGCCGTACCTGGTGTTTTTTGCATTGGGTCTTGGCATAACAGCAGTCTCTGCTGCAAAAAAGAAATACCTAGAGCCACGGGCTGCCTAG
- a CDS encoding class I SAM-dependent methyltransferase: MGLGSYWGEVIEVLRQIIPIYDKVNSYISLGKDKEHRIRGITNRVIPGNNILDAGSGFGNMSKTAEKICNGDITITLYDPLVPMLKNTSTYFAKTPDMSCGVFEHIPFKEEQFDAVLCGYSLRDAINLRIAISEIHRVLKKGGRFVIVDLGKPDGAVARAGVSFYLRAILPIIAFIVGGRLGLKFGTLYGTYKRWPQNKKLKGLLLEKFSHVEFDTDLMGGAIMVAAYK, from the coding sequence ATGGGCCTAGGTAGCTATTGGGGCGAGGTAATCGAGGTACTGCGCCAGATAATTCCAATTTATGACAAGGTAAACTCGTACATTTCACTGGGAAAAGACAAAGAACATCGAATCCGCGGAATCACAAACAGAGTCATTCCAGGAAATAATATCTTGGATGCGGGCTCGGGGTTTGGCAACATGTCCAAGACCGCAGAGAAGATCTGCAATGGAGACATCACCATTACTCTTTATGATCCGTTGGTACCGATGCTAAAGAACACCAGCACGTATTTTGCAAAAACGCCAGACATGTCATGTGGTGTCTTTGAGCACATTCCATTCAAGGAAGAACAATTCGATGCAGTGTTGTGCGGATATTCATTGCGCGATGCAATAAACCTGAGAATTGCAATTTCAGAAATCCACCGAGTTTTAAAAAAAGGCGGACGGTTTGTCATAGTGGATTTGGGAAAGCCAGATGGTGCAGTGGCGCGGGCTGGTGTCTCATTTTATCTGAGGGCAATATTGCCCATAATTGCGTTTATTGTAGGCGGAAGGCTTGGGCTCAAGTTTGGCACGCTATACGGCACATACAAGCGCTGGCCGCAAAACAAAAAGCTGAAAGGATTACTCTTAGAGAAATTCTCGCATGTGGAATTTGACACTGATCTGATGGGCGGCGCAATAATGGTTGCAGCATACAAATGA
- the erpA gene encoding iron-sulfur cluster insertion protein ErpA, translating into MATEQTQKLVTITPKAAEKIVEFMKEEADKPEYLRVYVQGGGCSGLSYGMGFEAKPEEDDTVIEEQGVKLLVDSYSQEHLKGANIDYIESLMGSGFKINNPNVTKSCSCGHSFSTE; encoded by the coding sequence ATGGCAACTGAACAAACACAAAAACTCGTAACAATCACTCCAAAAGCAGCGGAGAAAATCGTCGAGTTTATGAAAGAAGAAGCAGACAAGCCAGAATACCTGCGAGTATATGTTCAAGGCGGTGGATGCTCGGGCCTTTCCTATGGAATGGGCTTTGAGGCAAAGCCGGAAGAAGATGACACTGTCATCGAAGAGCAAGGAGTCAAACTACTAGTTGACAGCTACTCACAAGAACACCTCAAGGGCGCAAACATCGACTACATCGAGTCTCTGATGGGATCCGGATTTAAGATCAACAATCCAAATGTTACAAAATCCTGCTCTTGCGGACACTCTTTTAGCACCGAATAA
- a CDS encoding archaeal proteasome endopeptidase complex subunit alpha has translation MMPARGYDMTPTMYSPDGRIYQVEYAIETVKRGTLAVGVKSKDGVVMAVEEIPRKLQVSGITQKIFQVDDHIGIAAAGYIPDARVQVDDARTFSQSHKLIYDEEVEVETVAKHLADRCHQYTQYSGVRPFGVALIISGVDQSGNRIYVTDPSGTFVSYAAVAIGAGADDVNTFLEKNYADEMSLEDASALAIAAIELRAEAKEEKSIKMSRITKQNRILEKVSDADVEKYSAAAKTKYPKPN, from the coding sequence ATGATGCCAGCACGCGGATACGACATGACGCCTACGATGTATTCACCAGATGGAAGAATATACCAAGTAGAGTACGCAATTGAAACAGTAAAGCGCGGAACACTCGCAGTAGGTGTCAAAAGCAAGGACGGAGTAGTAATGGCAGTAGAAGAGATCCCAAGAAAACTCCAAGTTTCCGGCATTACACAAAAAATATTCCAAGTAGATGATCATATTGGAATTGCAGCAGCCGGCTACATCCCAGATGCCCGAGTCCAAGTCGATGATGCAAGAACATTTTCCCAAAGCCACAAGCTGATCTATGACGAGGAAGTCGAAGTGGAAACAGTGGCAAAGCACCTAGCAGACAGATGCCATCAATATACTCAGTATTCAGGTGTGAGGCCATTTGGCGTAGCACTAATCATTTCTGGCGTGGACCAGAGTGGAAACAGAATCTACGTTACCGACCCTTCAGGAACGTTTGTCTCGTATGCAGCAGTCGCAATTGGCGCAGGAGCCGACGACGTAAACACATTCTTGGAGAAAAACTATGCCGACGAGATGTCGCTAGAGGACGCATCTGCTCTAGCAATTGCCGCAATAGAACTGCGAGCAGAGGCAAAGGAGGAAAAAAGCATCAAAATGTCCCGAATCACAAAACAGAACAGAATTTTAGAAAAGGTAAGCGACGCAGATGTTGAAAAATACTCTGCTGCAGCCAAGACCAAATACCCCAAGCCAAACTAG
- a CDS encoding PPOX class F420-dependent oxidoreductase: MSSDNLAILDKHKYINLETYKKNGQGVKTPVWFMVSDGLVFVLTTKNTGKVKRLKNNQSVKIMPCGMRGESKGEWIDGTARFATESETQNAIKLRHKKYGLRAKLVGMFIKKEDPVVIAIQI, from the coding sequence ATGAGCTCTGATAACTTGGCAATCCTAGACAAACACAAGTACATCAATTTGGAGACCTACAAAAAGAATGGCCAGGGAGTCAAGACACCAGTCTGGTTTATGGTTTCAGACGGGCTAGTGTTTGTTCTGACCACAAAAAATACCGGCAAGGTAAAGCGACTCAAAAACAACCAGTCAGTAAAGATAATGCCTTGCGGAATGCGCGGCGAGTCAAAAGGAGAGTGGATTGACGGAACAGCAAGATTTGCAACCGAATCCGAGACACAAAACGCAATAAAACTGCGTCACAAAAAGTACGGCCTGCGAGCAAAGCTTGTAGGCATGTTCATCAAAAAAGAAGACCCAGTTGTAATTGCGATTCAGATATAG
- a CDS encoding 3-hydroxypropionate--CoA ligase, whose amino-acid sequence MNTQKIFDETMKTDHKVITEEVSKSILKSYGVKVPPYALAKTAKEAVKASKKIGFPLVMKIVSPQILHKTDAGGVKVGVANEKEVRKTFDQILKSVKKYNKKAEIKGVLLEKMVPKGVEMIVGLQVDPQFGPVIMAGLGGVMTEVFKDVAWRMLPITEADAKSMIEELKSSKLFKGFRGSAPINMDMVAKALVQIGKIGTYNASYINSIDFNPIVVYPKSYYVVDAKIILAKEPNKNAISTAQPNAEFMEKFFTPSSVALVGASATPGKVGNSVLDSLAKHDYKGTVYPINPKSEEILGVKCYPTIEAIPGNVDLVVVCVDLSVTPPVLESCAKKGIHNVVIVSGGGKELGGERAAYEAQVKELSEKHKIRIIGPNCIGMFNAANRLDCAFQGQERMVRAKLGNVALLSQSGTMGISFLESADSFGLSKMVSYGNRSDVDEADMIWYLASDPQTKVIALYVEGFGDGRKFIETAKRVMAEKKKPVVIWKSGRTEAGAKQAASHTGSLGGSNAIIMGAFKQAGIISVDSYQELVAVTKALAWQPAAKGNRVAMCSNGAGPMIGGIDQFERLGLQLATISPKILEEMKAHFPPTYVIGKGNPADVTGGANAEDYRYTIEKFYEEPNVDIVMPWFVFQDDPLEETIIQHLANFSKQQKKPLLVGGNGGPYTKKISALIEKEGVPVYDDLRDWMAAASALAQWGKHL is encoded by the coding sequence ATGAACACGCAAAAAATTTTTGATGAAACAATGAAGACAGACCACAAGGTCATAACAGAAGAAGTCTCTAAATCAATTCTAAAATCATACGGAGTCAAAGTCCCTCCATATGCACTTGCAAAGACTGCAAAAGAAGCAGTCAAGGCATCGAAGAAAATAGGTTTCCCACTAGTAATGAAAATTGTCTCGCCGCAAATCCTGCACAAAACAGATGCAGGGGGAGTCAAAGTCGGCGTTGCAAATGAAAAAGAGGTAAGAAAAACTTTTGATCAAATTCTAAAGAGCGTCAAAAAATACAACAAGAAGGCCGAAATCAAAGGAGTCCTCCTAGAAAAGATGGTCCCAAAAGGAGTCGAAATGATTGTAGGACTGCAGGTAGATCCGCAGTTTGGTCCAGTTATAATGGCAGGCCTGGGCGGTGTCATGACAGAGGTATTCAAGGACGTGGCATGGAGAATGCTGCCAATCACGGAAGCAGACGCAAAATCCATGATAGAGGAACTAAAGTCATCCAAATTATTCAAGGGCTTCAGAGGAAGCGCGCCAATCAACATGGACATGGTGGCAAAGGCCCTAGTCCAAATAGGCAAAATAGGCACGTACAATGCTTCCTACATCAACAGCATTGACTTTAACCCTATAGTGGTGTATCCAAAGTCCTACTATGTCGTTGACGCAAAGATAATCCTGGCAAAAGAGCCAAACAAAAACGCAATATCTACTGCACAGCCAAACGCCGAATTCATGGAGAAGTTTTTCACTCCTTCCTCAGTGGCGCTGGTTGGCGCATCTGCAACACCAGGCAAAGTGGGCAACTCTGTACTAGATAGCCTTGCAAAGCACGACTACAAGGGTACAGTATATCCGATTAATCCAAAGTCGGAGGAAATACTTGGGGTAAAGTGCTATCCTACAATTGAGGCAATCCCGGGAAACGTAGACCTAGTAGTGGTCTGTGTTGATCTTTCTGTAACACCGCCAGTACTGGAATCCTGCGCAAAGAAGGGAATCCACAATGTCGTCATAGTATCTGGTGGAGGAAAGGAGCTTGGTGGCGAGCGAGCTGCATATGAAGCCCAAGTAAAGGAACTATCAGAAAAGCACAAAATCAGAATTATCGGTCCAAACTGCATTGGAATGTTCAATGCCGCAAACAGGCTGGACTGCGCATTTCAGGGCCAGGAAAGAATGGTCCGAGCAAAACTTGGAAACGTCGCGTTACTATCGCAATCTGGAACCATGGGGATCAGTTTCCTAGAATCTGCTGACTCGTTTGGCCTATCCAAAATGGTCAGCTATGGAAACCGCTCTGATGTAGATGAAGCAGACATGATCTGGTATCTGGCATCAGACCCGCAAACCAAAGTAATTGCTCTATACGTAGAAGGCTTTGGAGATGGACGAAAATTCATCGAGACTGCCAAGCGAGTAATGGCTGAAAAGAAAAAACCAGTTGTAATCTGGAAGAGCGGAAGAACAGAGGCCGGCGCAAAGCAGGCAGCCTCTCACACCGGATCCCTTGGAGGCTCCAATGCTATAATCATGGGCGCATTCAAGCAGGCAGGAATCATCTCAGTTGATAGCTACCAAGAGCTAGTGGCAGTAACAAAAGCACTTGCATGGCAGCCAGCTGCCAAAGGAAACCGAGTCGCAATGTGTAGCAACGGCGCAGGCCCAATGATTGGAGGAATAGACCAGTTTGAGAGACTAGGACTACAACTTGCAACAATCTCTCCAAAAATCCTAGAAGAGATGAAAGCACATTTCCCACCTACATATGTCATCGGCAAGGGCAATCCGGCAGATGTCACAGGAGGCGCAAACGCTGAAGATTACAGATACACCATAGAGAAATTCTATGAGGAGCCAAACGTGGATATTGTGATGCCTTGGTTTGTATTCCAAGACGACCCACTAGAGGAAACCATCATACAACACTTGGCCAACTTCTCAAAGCAACAGAAAAAGCCACTGCTTGTAGGCGGAAACGGAGGCCCGTACACAAAGAAAATCTCTGCGCTAATCGAAAAAGAAGGTGTGCCGGTATATGACGACCTTCGAGACTGGATGGCAGCTGCCTCTGCACTTGCTCAATGGGGCAAGCACCTCTAA
- a CDS encoding ArsR/SmtB family transcription factor: MVARKSGSARIPDRDAKRLLLYVFTGTRGGFTRLQIIRILSDTPMNPNQLAQEMGLDYKAIAHHLNALSKNNLVTKLGEKYGATYHLSNYLEANILALDDVVAKLARQMSRKIVYI, encoded by the coding sequence ATGGTTGCCCGCAAATCTGGATCTGCAAGGATACCGGATCGCGACGCAAAGCGGCTTCTCCTCTATGTCTTTACAGGCACTAGGGGCGGATTTACCAGACTTCAGATAATTAGGATATTATCCGATACTCCAATGAACCCAAACCAGCTTGCACAGGAAATGGGCCTGGACTACAAGGCAATTGCGCATCATCTCAATGCTTTATCCAAAAACAACCTGGTCACAAAGCTTGGAGAAAAATACGGAGCTACGTATCATTTGTCTAATTATTTGGAGGCAAACATCTTGGCGCTAGATGACGTAGTTGCAAAACTTGCACGACAAATGTCCCGCAAAATAGTCTATATCTGA
- a CDS encoding type 1 glutamine amidotransferase: protein MSDVLVIKNAGLEGPGTIGELLESDGYNLQIVSAKRQKIPELDHAMVLVLGAPESANDDLQYLRDEMSLIQAAVQKNIPTLGVCLGSQLIAKAFGAKVYPGPKKEIGFYHDVTPDKAAKSSLFSGMSDPFSVFHWHGDTFDIPSGGQRLAYSELYNQAFQYGSAVAVQFHLEVDSEIIRSWLDNTQENLNVSYLDPKKIRSDIDDNINTIQQNMKLFYKNFKSEFKL, encoded by the coding sequence ATGTCTGACGTGCTGGTGATAAAAAATGCGGGCCTAGAAGGCCCAGGTACAATAGGGGAGCTGTTAGAGTCTGACGGATATAATCTACAGATAGTTTCTGCAAAAAGGCAAAAGATTCCAGAACTGGATCATGCAATGGTCTTGGTCCTGGGCGCACCAGAGAGTGCAAACGATGATCTGCAGTATCTCAGAGACGAGATGTCGCTAATACAAGCAGCAGTGCAAAAAAACATTCCGACACTTGGGGTCTGCCTTGGCTCGCAGCTCATCGCAAAAGCATTTGGCGCTAAAGTATATCCTGGGCCAAAAAAAGAGATTGGATTCTACCATGATGTAACACCAGACAAGGCGGCAAAATCGAGCCTGTTTTCTGGCATGTCTGATCCGTTTTCTGTATTTCACTGGCATGGCGACACATTTGACATTCCTTCAGGCGGGCAGCGCCTTGCATATTCTGAATTATACAACCAGGCATTCCAGTATGGCTCGGCAGTAGCGGTGCAATTTCATCTGGAAGTGGATTCGGAGATCATACGATCCTGGCTTGATAACACGCAAGAAAATCTGAATGTGTCATATCTGGATCCAAAAAAAATCCGATCAGACATTGATGATAATATCAACACAATACAACAAAACATGAAATTATTTTACAAAAACTTCAAGTCAGAATTCAAGCTCTGA